The nucleotide window ACAATTTACTATCTTAGGCATTCTAACAAATTCTTTCTCGCTACAGCTATTTCAAAGCCTAACAAATTCAAGAATTTGAAGAACTGTTAGGAAATAGTAATTTCAATTAAAATTTACAAATGAAAAAAAATGGGTTCATCGTGCTTGCCATATGCACTTTTGCTATGTGCAATAATGTCTCAAGTCAGGAATTACAACTTAATGAGTTGGAATATTTTGAGAAACAAGGCATTAATATTCTAGTCTACAACAATCTATTTACAGGAGGGTTTAATGATGAGAAAAACGCCGGAATAGAATTGATACACCACGGGGTAAGAACTGCACAAGGCGGGGCGGTAAGACTTTCAAGCACCCCAGAGCAATGGGATCTAGTCCCTGCAATTCCATCAAGGACTGTAGACACAACAACAAATACAATTGAGTCTATATTAAGATATGAAGATTACGATTTCGAATCGCGGGTAACCGTTAAAGCGAAAGGTAAAGGCGTTGAAATTACTGTTTCCCTCGACAAACCACTTCCAAAGGAACTGGAGGGAAATGCCGGATTTAACCTAGAATTTATACCCTCACAATATTGGGGGAAAATGTATTTAATGGATGGGCGTACCAATTTATTTCCCCGATATGTCGTTGGAAATACTATTACTAAATCTAATAATGAAAAATTAAAACAATTTAAAGGTTATGTTACTTCAGATGACAGAGGTACAGGACGATTTATTGAACCTCTTCCCCTGGAAACCGGACGAAAATTAATTCTAGCTCCTGATGATCCGGAACGCTTGGTGAAAATCACATCAACGGATACCGATCTAATGCTTTTTGACGGTCGGATTTTGGCACAAAATGGCTGGTTCGTGGTCCGAAGTTTATTGCCCTCTGGAAAAACAGGAAAGGTGTTAACCTGGACAATTGAACCAAATGCCATTGAGGGTTGGGTGAGAAAACCTAACATTGGGTTTTCACAAGTGGGTTATTTACCTTCACAACAAAAGGTTTCAGTAATTGAACTCGATAAAAAGGACCGTCCACTATCTTCTGCTTCCATTCATAAAATTTCTGCCGATGGCACATCATCAGAAATATACAGTGGAAATATAATTTCTTGGGGAGACTATTATAAATATCATTATGTAAAATTCGATTTTTCATCGGTTACTACACCAGGAATCTATTTTATAAAGTATGGGGATATCAAAACAAACAACTTCATAATTGAGGAAACTGTTTACGACCAAATTACTGATGCGACAAGTGATATTTGGATCCCTATACACATGAATCATATGTTTGTAAATGAAGCCTATAGAGTATGGCATGGCGAACCCTTCAAGGAAGGCTACCTACAAGCTCCCCCAAACACCGACCACTTCGATTTACATAGCCAAGGGCCAACTACGTATACTAAATATAACGCCCTAGAAACAATCCCCGGATTAAATGTAGGCGGGTTTTTCGATGCTGGAGACTTTGACATTGAGACAGGCTCGAACATTTTCGTGGTGCAGAATTTTGTTCAAACCTGGGAAAATTTCAAACCTCTCCGAGACCAAACTTTTATAGACGAGGAACAGCGTTATGTCGATCTTCACCGTCCAGATGGAACGCCAGATGTTTTACAGTTTATCGAACATGGAACGATGCAATTGGTTGCTCAGGCAGAAATCATTGGGCATATGGCGCAAACCCTTTCAAATTCAGTTCTTGATAATTATCATCACCTGGGTGACGCCGCATCCATCACTGACGGGCTGCCTTACAACCAAAATTTAGGGCCT belongs to Aegicerativicinus sediminis and includes:
- a CDS encoding cellulase N-terminal Ig-like domain-containing protein is translated as MKKNGFIVLAICTFAMCNNVSSQELQLNELEYFEKQGINILVYNNLFTGGFNDEKNAGIELIHHGVRTAQGGAVRLSSTPEQWDLVPAIPSRTVDTTTNTIESILRYEDYDFESRVTVKAKGKGVEITVSLDKPLPKELEGNAGFNLEFIPSQYWGKMYLMDGRTNLFPRYVVGNTITKSNNEKLKQFKGYVTSDDRGTGRFIEPLPLETGRKLILAPDDPERLVKITSTDTDLMLFDGRILAQNGWFVVRSLLPSGKTGKVLTWTIEPNAIEGWVRKPNIGFSQVGYLPSQQKVSVIELDKKDRPLSSASIHKISADGTSSEIYSGNIISWGDYYKYHYVKFDFSSVTTPGIYFIKYGDIKTNNFIIEETVYDQITDATSDIWIPIHMNHMFVNEAYRVWHGEPFKEGYLQAPPNTDHFDLHSQGPTTYTKYNALETIPGLNVGGFFDAGDFDIETGSNIFVVQNFVQTWENFKPLRDQTFIDEEQRYVDLHRPDGTPDVLQFIEHGTMQLVAQAEIIGHMAQTLSNSVLDNYHHLGDAASITDGLPYNQNLGPYEIAKDGLSSGVKDDMWAFTSRNPSLDLRAAAMFASASRALKGYNDDLSNRALQQSRRLLKESKELLAKETEEDRIGWRSLGDLSTNLQLFISTGEQQYADKYLELLWPALERNVNFVILTSLHAIPHMDSSYKEKLRPYVIKYNDYITELEKDNPYGVPIGLGNWAGSGTIVSFGTTICFANKHFPEIIDARHAFKATNWLFGCHPYHNYSLVATLGAVRPKEVFYGNNRADFSFIPGNVAPGILFRKPDHFENYDDWPFLWGQNEGTIGGNTNYLIFGSAFKDLINE